GGAGTGATACTTTATACATTAAGGATGAAGGAAATAACCCAACGACCTCATTCAAGGCGAGAGGACTTTGCCTGGCTGTTTCCAGGGCATACGAATTGGGGATAAAGGAGTTATCTATTCCTTCCGCCGGAAATGCTGCAGGAGCAATGAGCGCATACGCAGCACTGGCCGGACTAAAATCTTATGTGTTCATGCCAAAGGATGTTCCACCTCCATTTATTGCCGAATGCAAAGCATTAGGAGCTGAAATTACATTAGTCGATGGATTGATCACAGACTGCGGTAAAATTGCTGCAAAGGGCGTTGCGGAGTTCGGCAGGTTCGATATTTCGACATTGAAAGAGCCTTATCGCATCGAAGGGAAAAAAACCATGGGTTATGAATTGGCTGAACAGATGGACTGGAGCCTGCCGGATGTGGTTATTTACCCGACAGGTGGTGGAACAGGTCTGATAGGGATGTGGAAAGCATTTGATGAAATGGAAAAATTAGGTTGGATCGATTCCAAACGGCCGAGGATGGTGACAGTGCAGTCCGAAGGTTGTGCACCGATGGTGAAAGCATTCGATGACGGCTCTGAATTTGCCACACCGTGGCAGGGTGCAAAGACGATTGCAGATGGTTTGCGTGTTCCCGCTGCAGTGGGTGATTTCCTGATCTTAAGAGCGCTGCGGGAAAGTAAAGGTACTGCGATAGCTGTTTCAGACGAGGATATGATCCAGGCTGCAAACTTGATTGGATCCACCCAGGGACTGTTCGTCGCTCCGGAAGGCGGGGCAACCCTGGTCGCCTATCAAAAGCTGAAAGAAAGCGGCTGGCTCCATGAGAGTGAGAAGGTTGTACTGTTTAACACCGGCAGTGGTTACAAATATTATTCATTGTGGAAGTGAGGCAGTGGTAACATATTAAGAAAGCCTTTTGTTAATCTTTTACGAGGCCATCTTCTATTTCAGTGTGCCTTGGAATAGGTTGGCTTTTTCCCGATTGAGGATTTTTATACCAATCATGATTGGCGCCATGACGTATAAAAACACTACCATTTGACTTAATTGTTTTCTTTTCAAATCGCTATTTCCAATAGCTGAAAAGGTTCTGCATCTGGCACCAAACCTTTTTGAATATCATGATAAATCTCTATTAGATTGTCTTTTAATTCACCGATTGTTTTTCCCTGGCTTTCATAATCGGGGTGTTGTTGTATATGCCCGATAAACCATTCTTTTTCTTTTTTATAGACAATATTTAATTTCAAGAAAATCTCCTTTTAATTTTTTAAGTCGAACGTGGATGTATGTATTATTCATGTTATAAATATAAATAGATTATCCAGATGGTGCAAGTCCCTTATTAACGAGTTGAGACGCGTCCTCCGCTCCTCGGCGGAAGTCCATTAGTAAGCTGCAAGAGCCTGTCTCGGGC
This window of the candidate division KSB1 bacterium genome carries:
- a CDS encoding threonine synthase yields the protein MQSYLSHLECGLCNKQLEADRIWNLCPDCQKPLLARYDLKQAGEAVSPEVIKNRPESLWRYYELLPVKNSDYALTLGEGFTPLIHAKRLGQKVGSDTLYIKDEGNNPTTSFKARGLCLAVSRAYELGIKELSIPSAGNAAGAMSAYAALAGLKSYVFMPKDVPPPFIAECKALGAEITLVDGLITDCGKIAAKGVAEFGRFDISTLKEPYRIEGKKTMGYELAEQMDWSLPDVVIYPTGGGTGLIGMWKAFDEMEKLGWIDSKRPRMVTVQSEGCAPMVKAFDDGSEFATPWQGAKTIADGLRVPAAVGDFLILRALRESKGTAIAVSDEDMIQAANLIGSTQGLFVAPEGGATLVAYQKLKESGWLHESEKVVLFNTGSGYKYYSLWK
- a CDS encoding type II toxin-antitoxin system HicB family antitoxin, with the translated sequence MKLNIVYKKEKEWFIGHIQQHPDYESQGKTIGELKDNLIEIYHDIQKGLVPDAEPFQLLEIAI